The DNA window ATGGCATCTGTTCTTATTTTACTGCTCACGTCGTCCTGAAGTATATTTTCCAATATTCTCTGAGGACACAAAATTTTGCtgttcttattcatttttcccttcattttccTTCATGATTGACTGCACAGTTTTTGTTAATGACATTTGGCCTTGAATTTAATTGCATTATTCCGTGAAGTTTCTCCGCTTGCTTTCTATTACCTTTCCCGAACTTGTTTCAGTTACATTTCTCTTTGTCGTGTACTCTAATTTGATCAATTAGACCAAGAATAATATTCGAATGCCCTACTTTCCGTATTATGGAACCGATATcacaaaaattaatagaacGAAGAACCTAGGTAGGCTGCTTTGGCCAGGCCGTTTGTTGGGATTGAGCTTCTAGTTGGGACGATGAGCTCCAATTTTCGTCTTCAATTTATTAGTGTGTGACTCTATAGACCACAAACGGTGGTAGGGCTAGCAATAACCAATAGTGATAATGTGACACCACTCAGCGAAGTGTTGGTTGAACATCCTACCCTCGCCATGATGCCTGTGAGGCACCTCCGATTCTGGCAAGACGGAGGCAAGAGGGAAAGCGAGATAGCTCGCCTCCCCTAAAGACATCGTATCACGGAGTGGGCGCTATTAGGATCTCTAAGCGAGTGGATAGCGGTCGGTCTGCAGTTCACGCACATGAGCATGATAAGGCTTAGTTCTCCCTAACACTAGAACAGAAAAAGGCGTGTAAAACAACCTCGGTTGCGCAAGTGTCCCCAACTATTCAGCTCATTACGAACGGTAGAACGATGGCAACCACAGTCCGCAATGCATCTGCGATTGTGCGAAGGGGACAACCTCTGCTACttatttgaattaaattgGTTGGATTGTGGACGCTGGAAAATCATGGAACTGCCTTCTTTCAATTCTGTGACAAACCACATCGTAGAGGACATGAGTGCAACCGAAACTTTCACATGTCTTTTCCTGAATTACAAGGTGGAACTGGGTTGTAACGAAATGCACCACTACTCCTATCTGTTTGAATTGTTGTCTACCTATATTTCATCACACGCGTCAcagaaaaacaatgagaatGACGTGCATGCACTACGGGAGACGCATCTCAGTCATCTGGGGACGGATATGTACTGTTCCGTCAGAAGTTTGTGGTCTCTCTGTCGGCTTCCATTATGCTTACGAAAAATCTACAGCGGTCGAGAACAACTGTGCAACGCTTGTTACATGCGATATTGCATTACTATGTTTGGACAAGACtgtacaattttcttcaaggGGTTCTTTTGTGACCTCCGTATGAAGCTTTGCACCGTTAGACGTGAGTTCGTGGTTACCTGCGCCACGTGTCCGACATGATATactagtacttttttttcggagaattGTGTCTCCTGTTAAAGTTCAAGCTCCTTTTTATACAGTTGCCAGGATATTCCACGAATCTATCGCATTCTATGTTGGTGTCTGTTGTCTTCTCTTCAACCCTAACCAATGATTGTCTTAGGACTTCTTATCCTTCTATCCTTTTCttgcgaagaaaaatcctcCTCAAAGGAGATGGTGGTCTGATCTCTGTAAAACTTTGGAACAGCAACAGGATCCCTCAAAGCATTTCATACACAATGTTGTTTTCAATATCATCAGTCACTATGGCACTTTCTTAGGGTGATTCGCATATGCAGCGTGAAAAGGGAGGTTTCGAATCTGTGGATTTCCACAGATGATTTTAGTCGTCATGAGAAACCATGGAAACCACTCGCTTTGTTCGTTCCGCTGGAGAACGCGAATATTAAAGCGAAGCTCTTCAGACTTTCTATATAGGGTCACTCTCAGCGACAAATTCGCTAAGAGTGACTTTATAGCGATCTGGTCTTCTCCGCAGCAGTTCTGCAACTCTATAAAGAGACCTCCGACATCCTCATCTACGTCCTTGGTGTAGAAGAGAAGCGACAAAAATGTATTTCTTGTTTTACCAACGAGAGTTTGGTGAAGCCTCACTTATACCCTAAGGTTTCGACAATCTTACCGCAATCAAAGGTCTGAAAATGACTCGAGATTCCTGATACTATGCGTATCCCATCAGAGTCCTCTCCCCCTCAAGCATAGGTGTCTCGATAGTGCTAGAGAAATGTAATCGAGACAATATTGTAGATCACAAGATGTTGCGAATGGCATAAAGTTCTCAGCGACCGACAAACATCCACTTTTGTCGTTTGCTGATTCCTGACAAATATTCATAATGCTTCCAATACCTTCCTAGCTGACATTCTTTCTCCTGTGCTAAAATCGTGGGctttatttcatattcatcTCCATCATGTTTCTCACTCTTGCTTGGCTCCAATGCTGAACTTCCTCCTTTCATACTCTGAATGTCTGAATGCCAAATGTTCTCTGACATGCTAACTCAGCATGCTTCCAGTTTAACTTTAATATAAACAGCATTTAATTTTACACAACCTATGGTAGATTATCCCGATCTTCGCGCAACCTTCAGCCTTACCCTGGGGCAAGCAACGCAACATTCCGACATACGTTGCCTATCGCAAAGTCTGTTAGAAACCAGCTGTCCCATGATATTGTCGTTCGTGATATTCACCAATACATAATCATGAGTGGACTCGCAAGAGTCCAGCCagcggttaaaggcatcaccccacgaatctgaggtggtacggattccaggtggagtattcgtatacgggatagtagattatggagaggagggcgattccgtccatttcttcctaattgccgtaaaaaacggcccggaagatacggcttcgagcgttccggcgcattattttctacaacgagttcgattggagcgcgccagccctatgcacgcaccgcatcttccgggccgtttttaaacggcaattaggaagaaatggacggaatcaccctcctctccataatctactatcccgtatacgaatactccacctgaaatccgtaccacctcagatttgtggggtgatgcctttaaggagtcGGAGATGAAAGGAAACGCAGGAGACATCGAAATGTGGTTCTCACagttttatttgtatttcgaGATTGAGTGCCACATTTCAATCTCGCGTAACCACTCGAACTATGGTCATTGTTAGCTCTCGTGATTCTTCATGTTCTCTATCTTAAGCAAAAATTCCTATTGATATTTTGGCCATGCTACAAACAATTACCTTTTCACGACTTACCAGGAatgttagaacgctcctctatgtttACGTTCTGaacccctcagcaacctattcattggtttcacttgaataggcagccAAGGAGAACTCAGGAGAGCTTTCAatcgctgcgcagctggatgcggtgcgtgtaTAGGGGTTCCGCATTGCAACTGAGattttcgtgaaaaacggagtcgTTCTTTTACAACAATAAGAATGGAGAGATCCGGCAATCTagaaccccatctctagcttgtcCAGAGGATTCATtaaccacgtcagattcgtgatatgctgcctttatcTAGGGTGCGACGCGTCACCCCGATACAGCACATTTCACGCCGACTATAGATGCAAATGTTTCACACAATCTTCGCCATGATATACAGCTAGTAAATTACCAGCCAAATTACCAGCCAAATTTATACGGTGTGAAACTCAGCATAATTTAATAGTTACGAAAGCGTACTCGCTAAACACGTAGTGGTGCGTTGTAGAGGACAACGTGGCATTTTTGAACCAGGTTCTCTAACTCTGAGCGGTTTCCAGTGTCGCTATTTCAACCTGATGTAATTCAGCAAGATGTTGGATAGCTCAGCTCTGGATGGAATCGGGTGGAAAGTTCGAGGAGACTTTGTTCCGCCCGAATCGCACGAGCGAGGCCCGTTTTTTCCCCGGCTTCGCCTCATATTTGATATGGTGCCTATGTTTATAAGGTGAGctcaaaagaaattaaattcacACAATTCTTTACACCTTACTAAGTTTCCTTTACAGCTTTATTCATACTTTCGTGCGCTTAGATCTTTATTTCGCCTATTGAGGCTTATTCTATCACTGTTCCAGAGCTGCAATTTTCACAGCGAAACAATGGCTACAAAACGAAGGAGTattcattaatattttttctcaaatgaagCATAACTGTTACACGGGTgagtttttgaggaaaaaagtactAGTATCGTTTCATCTTCGTGGACTATATAAGGATATGCACAACTTCCCACTAGAAAATGCTTTTTTAGGTGTTCCTATAGGTGGTATCGGAAGTGGTTCTATCGGAACAGATTTTCGTGGTGCTTTTAATAAATTCTCTATAATTCCCGGAATCAAGGAACAAAGTGAAGATAACATTAAAGCTAATCAAGTGCGTATTcccatttttgtattttcgtaTTCGTATTTGTATTCTCGTATTCTGGAGCTCAATGCGAGCCCGCAATGGCAACGTTCGTAGAAATTTTTAAGGACCAGACGTGGTTCAGAATTACCACACTGAAAACGCACCACTCTCCTGTCAATCCGAAGAAAAACTAGACAGTACTTTTTGCCCACATTTTCTACGAATGAGTCCTCCTGCAGACGTGTCATTCTGAGAGGTACTTTCCAATTGTTTTCTAAATTCGTAGAGaggaaaggaaggaaggaatagAGAGCTGCGCGTTTTCGTTGTGATAATTGTGGGCTATGACCCTTTTCCACGAACGTTGCCTTGGTTAAaagagagtgatcgaaaaTCAATGGAGTCTCCTCAACAgtttttcaagtgaaaccaatggcTAGGCTGTTGAGGAAAACGGGACGTGTGCAAAGGAGCGCGTTCTAACTTGtttcgtaggaacaaatgccTTCCTACGCCTTCTTGGACGATAAGATAGAATTGAGTGTGCCCACGATCGTAATTGTAATCTAAAATCGAAAGTTCATATTGTTCCACAGACGCCCCAGTATTGTCTATTTCGTGATATCCTGCCTTTAAAGTAGACTGTCTGATGCACCGCGCTAGCCAGCTGCGCCGCAATGATAAATTCGAACTCACCTGCGAGTAGTTAAGAACcacgtcgcttcgagcgcaaacAATTCAAGCCATATTTCACCACAGACTAAATTTGTTTTGACTGCACTGTGTTGTGACCTCACAGAAATCTCTTTCTTATTCAAAGCAAATGCTTGTGCTCAGCAATGTAGGTGGCATCACAAGGTAAAATTTCAacatagaatgaaaaatggcTTCAGATTTCGGAACAAAACAAGTGAAGGAATGCCGATAGTATCCTTTATTCTAAAGTTCTTCTTCAGTTTATTCTCACCGTTCATAAAGCTGCTACCTCCGAACTAGTGTTTCAATCTTTACTGTCTACAGCAGACTTCAGTGGCACTATATTATCCAGTTGGACATCTTATATCCGGAGTGAGAACACTAGGTTGCTAACGTTTCTCTTCTTGTTGCTCCAAAGCTCTTGGTTGATTCAAATGTCCTTTGTTCAGGTATCGAGGGCTCTTTCCTCGAGCATGGCGAGAGATACGAATCCCTGAGATTGGGTTGACGCTAATATGTGAGCAAGTATCTCCTGTCCTTCCTCATAACTATGAGGTTTGCTATCAGCAACAGACAATCTCTCGATATCTTGAAACATTTGTAGTCTAGTAATTGCAGGATACGTCGTTTCCTGTCTGTAATTTTCACTGGACAGTAATAAACACTAGTGGGACTAATTATATAGTGTCGTTGACCTTTACTTTCCGCAACGGAACTGGGAATACAAAATGGGAACAGGAAGGCAAATGCAGGTGGTTGTTTAAGCTTTATTTACTAGGTGATGTAAGTAGTTCGGAGCGTTTTCGCTGGATGTTTTTAGTGAGCCATGATGTAAACATCACATAGGATCATACTGTACGGCGATTTCAAAGTAACATTACGGgaataaaattagaagaagATCGTAGTCCAATCGCGGTGAGGGGGTGCACACGATCGCCAAGCCCAAGCGGCCAGGAAGGTTGTGCTGTGTGTTTGGTGGGATTAGAAGGGAGCCGTCCACTATGAGCTCCTCCCATCGAACCAAACACTCAATTCGGACTTCCGCTGTCAACAACTGATCAGAAAGAAGCAGGCGATCGTCCAGAAGAGGCCACATTTGGTCAATAGGAAAGGTGTTGTGTTCCATCAAGTCAACGCCCGGCCGCACAGATCTTTAACGACGCGTCAGAAGCTCCGAGAGCTTGGATGGATGGTTGTACCGTATGTGCTGTATAGTCCAGACCTGGCATGAAGCGACTATCACCTTTTCaagcatttgcaaaattttcttgatgttACAAAACTGGCTTCAAGAAAGATTCGTGAAAATGAGGTGGTCAGGCTTTTAGCCAATAAGGATTTTTGTCAGTTGTGGAACTATCAAATCGTCATCAAAATGGACAAAGTTATCGAACAAAACGGTGCATATTTGATCTAAATCGGTTAGTCCCAACTATATTAAATTCATCGTCGggttaaaacaaaaaatgctcAGAACGTTTCACTTTTGCTTAATGCACGTAGAACCGGAAGGAAACCAAAATGCAAGAAGTGTGTCAGAAAGAACAGTGTTCAAAGTATCAccatgaaaaaatttcagcttCCAAGCCATGTTGTTTGTTGACATAGCTTTGTTCCAGCGCGGAGCTCTTGCAAACGTCAGCAGGAAAAGGTGTGAAGCTTGACCACACGATAAACTCAATGCCAACAACATTTGTCATTGCCGGAGAACAGGTTGACGTTGTTATAGTCcgaaaataaattcataaGTACTGATCAGGCGCCTTCGGCATCAACATTCTCATTTCTCTCCTTCATAATTCATCTTACTGAGTTTACAGTTCTGACTGCTGacgagatttttcttttgcagatgGTTGACAATGAAATTAGTTGCACGACATTCAATCCCTCTTCGAAAACGGGTGAATACATATGGGATAGTTTAAAGAGTTCAGGAACACTATCCGCAGGTTTGTTGTGTTCAAAAAAGTCATTTCTGCTTCTTTAGCCTGTTAAGACGAGACCATTTCAAGTTTGTTGCTACCGATTCGGGCCACCTTATCACAAAAATACTGACGTTTCTAGAATTCTCGTCAGATACAGAGTTAGGAATTGCTGTTTCTTCGCGTTTTGATCTGCATAGTTCATCATCAAAACGTTCTACATTCTCTCTTGTTTGGTTCATGCCGGTGGTGCACTTTGGAGGCAAATCAAGATCACACAAGAGGTAGCAATCATAGTGTGAATAAGTACTCCTCGCAAAATTACAAAAGCAACTGCTATTTGTTTCAGATTTTACACACggttttttggaaatgaagaGGAGTCTGTGGAAAAAATAATCTCCAGTGCAATGAGGAAAGGAGAAGAGTGGCGAATGGAGATAGAGAAATGGCAACAACCTGTTGTTGATGACAAATCGCTGCCAGAAtggttatatatatatatatatatatatatatatatatatatatatatatatatatatatataatattcatGTACAACGCATATCACGGTTTTTGTTCCGTGAGTTGCCGCATTGCGGGTATTTCGGGGCCGGCTGCATTGGTTCTTCGTCATTTTTGAATCCGACGGTCATCTAACTGCACCTATCAGCGCTTTCTTGAAGCAGTGCCCGCAGGTGTCTGAGCGGTGGGACGACTTGAGGAACAATTACTCCGCTAAAAAATGTATATGTTAACGAAAACCGattgcactattttctaggTATAGATCTGCACTTTTCAATGAACTATATTATGTTGTGGACGGTGCTAGTATGTGGTTCGAATACGATTCCTCTTGGAACGATGTTGAAAAGATCGATCCTCTCACCACCAAACAACTTCGGAGATTTGGAAGATTCGGTTACATGGAATTTGAGTAGATGTGTAGATTTGGTGGATTTTCGGATGTTCAACATGTGGACAATTCTGTTTTAGCTTGGGAATATCTGATGGTCAATACGTACGATGTTCACTTCTATGCCAGTTGGGCCTTTATCAAAAACTGGCCTCAATTGGAACTGTCTATCCAGATGGATTTTTGTGCGTTTTTTTGCGCTGCTAAAACTTTTTGACATGTTGTATCATATCTTTTAGTACTCTCCAATCAATGTcttagttattatttttgaactgCGCAGATGTGAGTGAGTGTGTATCAAGTCCATCCACACTCTAGTGACTGTAACCCCCGCGTGACGGAGTTTCTCTTACCGCTGCGCTGCCTAGTGCATATCTAAGGATTGGCGCAAAGGAGGGTGTCCCCCACACGAACAAGGAGCCAATCAAATTAATAGGTGGAGAATAACTTTCCAAACATGGCAATCCCTCAAGAACACGACTTCCAATTCAATTACAATTTCCCCTCACATACTTATTCTTCGGGAACTTGTAATGACTGTATACCGGTGCAATTTTTTGGTACGGTCATGAAGGATAAACTTCTTTAATTCCAATTAATTGTGGgaacttatttgttttctacatAAATCCATTCATTGACGTAATTTCTCTCTTTTGCTCATGGATTGAGAATGTTTAGGCGACCAGCTGAATCGTACGGATATGAGAACGACAACAAGTTTGAAAGACGGTCAGAAAATGGAAGTCAAAACCCATTCTCGTATTCCTCACGATCTTGGAAACCCGCGTGAGTTATACTTTATTTGCTATTTGCAACTAGTCCTGTAGTGGTAATGTGGATCGTATAGCAGCTCCATATTTTAGAAGAGAGTTTTAAAAGATAAGACTTGTAATTAGAGAGTAGAGACAAAGAGTAAGGATCGGCTTAGTGAACAGCCAAAATCATAGAGCTAGTACATATTCACCGAGAAATGTCGTTAGAGTCttacaaaatatttgttcgttttttttttaaactgaaatCTTAAGATTAACATCGCCTTACTTTTTGTCTCACTTTCCTACTTTCAACTCTATTCTAGTGGGAGAGCCTTGGAGTGAGACGAACGCCTATATTCTGCACGATACAGCACACTGGCGGGATCTCAATCTAAAGTTTGTTCTCATTTGTTGGAGAGACTACAAATTGTTAGTTGAGAATAATTACGACCGAGAAAGTGTAAGTTTCCTTAAcgcaccttttcttttttctttcgttccaCATGTTTTCAATGTTAAGGCTGCAAAAGTTCTGAGTTACTTCTACAAGCAAAGTGAAACTATTATTCGAAATGCACTGAGTGAATGGGATAAGGATGGGGACGGAATGATTGAAAATTCGGGAACTGCTGATCAAACATACGACGTGTGGACGATGAGTGGCACCAGGTGTCGACAAGTACGAGGTGCAACAGTGAGGTGTTTATCACTAATACATAGATTATAGTGCATACTGTGGCTCTCTTTGGCTGGCAGCGTTAAGTTCGATTTCTTGTATGGCTGGAGAGCTCGGTAGGAAAGGGTCTCAGCAGTTTTTCGAAGATGTGCTCACTCGAGCGAAACAAGCGTTCATAAACAAACTATGGAATGGAAGGTAGATTGATTAGACACCCACTCTCCTTCACTGCCGCAGGAAACATCTCATCTGACTTTTTTAAGGTATTTCAAATTCGACGAGTCATCTTCGAATGAAGGAGTGATTATGGCCGATCAATTATGTGGGATATGGTTCCTTACTATGATGCAACAGAATGAAATCATCTCAGGGGACCAGGTACGACGTTCTTTCCAAGACCAATTGTCTCTGCCAAAGCCAAGAGAGAtgaaatgctaaaaaaaatatggtaaaCCGCTATCTATCTCCACTGGCTACTTATTGTTCATTGAAGAAATAGTAACATAAAGAAGATTCAAGAATCTAAAAGCTCCAGCATAATAAACTTGACAAAAGCATTTCCACAAAATAGCTGTTCAGTACAACACAGTATACAGTTAAGAAGTGGGAACGAGAACGATCTCTGGATTCAGTAGAGGTAGACAGGAAAACGTCGAGCAAGCAAGTGGAATGTAGGTTGTTAGATCACCGCTTGAAAAGTGAGCTCATTCCTAGTGCGTAACTGAGCCTTGCATACCATGTAACCAAATTGCGTCTCAAAAAGCGACTAGTGAAGCCGTCCGTCGATGTCCTGATTTCCTTTCAGATAgtgtaatgaaatgaaagtagCGTGAATAGTGttaatgaaagaaatggtCGGTTAACCGACCGACATGGGATCCGTTTTTATAAGCGGCCCTTTCTCGCCTGTCCGCAGATGGGCAGCGGTAGAGCGTACAGGTTGCGACATGAAAGATGGTGAACTATGCCTGAGAGAACGAATTCAGAGGAAACTCTGGTGGAAGTCCGGTTCTGACGTGCAAATTGATCGAGAGACAGGTGTAGGTGAAAGACTAACCATCTATTAGCTGGTTCCCTACGAAGTTTCCCCCAGAATAGCTGGAGTTCTTTGCGGTTATATTCGGTAAAGCAAATGATTAAAAGACT is part of the Necator americanus strain Aroian chromosome V, whole genome shotgun sequence genome and encodes:
- a CDS encoding hypothetical protein (NECATOR_CHRV.G18812.T3) is translated as MENPSHSVCLIENAIDRLIEYGDRIHSAYRKNHPEILKHKLEASTSRLQKDTRSTHSQTSVKPTSVSEYSTTTEKTIDVYSCGSKGSRRSGRTPERAAESSEKEIVNNYLYTVTKGGRRCTIPGKMYSRRLPDSWVALRFVLYDEDGEELLNLNTEIKGQSLRNTMVNGKPTELVNFTESHGAYRAHFISTWHFFFARNAVPVQLTDSIAKMLDSSALDGIGWKVRGDFVPPESHERGPFFPRLRLIFDMVPMFIRAAIFTAKQWLQNEGVFINIFSQMKHNCYTGVPIGGIGSGSIGTDFRGAFNKFSIIPGIKEQSEDNIKANQFILTVHKAATSELVFQSLLSTADFSGTILSSWTSYIRSENTRYRGLFPRAWREIRIPEIGLTLICEQVSPVLPHNYEDTSFPVCNFHWTVINTSGTNYIVSLTFTFRNGTGNTKWEQEGKCSAELLQTSAGKGVKLDHTINSMPTTFVIAGEQMVDNEISCTTFNPSSKTGEYIWDSLKSSGTLSAEFSSDTELGIAVSSRFDLHSSSSKRSTFSLVWFMPVVHFGGKSRSHKRFYTRFFGNEEESVEKIISSAMRKGEEWRMEIEKWQQPVVDDKSLPEWYRSALFNELYYVVDGASMWFEYDSSWNDVEKIDPLTTKQLRRFGRFAWEYLMVNTYDVHFYASWAFIKNWPQLELSIQMDFCDQLNRTDMRTTTSLKDGQKMEVKTHSRIPHDLGNPLGEPWSETNAYILHDTAHWRDLNLKFVLICWRDYKLLVENNYDRESAAKVLSYFYKQSETIIRNALSEWDKDGDGMIENSGTADQTYDVWTMSGTSAYCGSLWLAALSSISCMAGELGRKGSQQFFEDVLTRAKQAFINKLWNGRYFKFDESSSNEGVIMADQLCGIWFLTMMQQNEIISGDQVLSALKMIHAYNVQQFASGKMGPVNGIYEDGSVDISSIQSEEVWTGTGYSLASFLIAKGKRKEGFDTARGIFETCWNRVGLQYQTPEAIYEEKYYRAIGYMRPLAIWAIHHALQMQTA
- a CDS encoding hypothetical protein (NECATOR_CHRV.G18812.T2), producing the protein MLDSSALDGIGWKVRGDFVPPESHERGPFFPRLRLIFDMVPMFIRAAIFTAKQWLQNEGVFINIFSQMKHNCYTGVPIGGIGSGSIGTDFRGAFNKFSIIPGIKEQSEDNIKANQFILTVHKAATSELVFQSLLSTADFSGTILSSWTSYIRSENTRYRGLFPRAWREIRIPEIGLTLICEQVSPVLPHNYEDTSFPVCNFHWTVINTSGTNYIVSLTFTFRNGTGNTKWEQEGKCSAELLQTSAGKGVKLDHTINSMPTTFVIAGEQMVDNEISCTTFNPSSKTGEYIWDSLKSSGTLSAEFSSDTELGIAVSSRFDLHSSSSKRSTFSLVWFMPVVHFGGKSRSHKRFYTRFFGNEEESVEKIISSAMRKGEEWRMEIEKWQQPVVDDKSLPEWYRSALFNELYYVVDGASMWFEYDSSWNDVEKIDPLTTKQLRRFGRFAWEYLMVNTYDVHFYASWAFIKNWPQLELSIQMDFCDQLNRTDMRTTTSLKDGQKMEVKTHSRIPHDLGNPLGEPWSETNAYILHDTAHWRDLNLKFVLICWRDYKLLVENNYDRESAAKVLSYFYKQSETIIRNALSEWDKDGDGMIENSGTADQTYDVWTMSGTSAYCGSLWLAALSSISCMAGELGRKGSQQFFEDVLTRAKQAFINKLWNGRYFKFDESSSNEGVIMADQLCGIWFLTMMQQNEIISGDQVLSALKMIHAYNVQQFASGKMGPVNGIYEDGSVDISSIQSEEVWTGTGYSLASFLIAKGKRKEGFDTARGIFETCWNRVGLQYQTPEAIYEEKYYRAIGYMRPLAIWAIHHALQMQTA